From one Sphingomonas sp. BT-65 genomic stretch:
- a CDS encoding MAPEG family protein has product MRFTLGCVAASVLLAFLPGIEAVAHERLFSRAIDPLAGADSRRLVVNQRYVQNTLEQLWVFAPGLALLGLYADPRVVAATAITWVIGRWAYWIGYHRDPLWRGIGASSLAQSLIVLAYGVGCFGHELAGWAGVAALLGPFLAIEAYLFAALRKPPVAER; this is encoded by the coding sequence ATGCGGTTCACGCTCGGCTGCGTCGCGGCGTCGGTGCTGCTCGCCTTCCTGCCGGGAATCGAGGCAGTCGCGCATGAGCGGCTGTTCTCGCGCGCGATCGATCCGCTCGCCGGCGCCGATTCGCGGCGGCTGGTCGTCAACCAGCGCTACGTCCAGAATACGCTCGAACAGCTCTGGGTGTTCGCGCCGGGGCTGGCGCTCCTGGGCCTCTATGCCGACCCGCGCGTTGTCGCCGCAACCGCGATCACCTGGGTGATCGGGCGCTGGGCGTACTGGATCGGCTATCACCGCGATCCGCTGTGGCGCGGGATTGGGGCGTCGTCGCTCGCGCAAAGCCTGATCGTGCTGGCTTATGGCGTGGGCTGCTTCGGCCATGAGCTGGCGGGCTGGGCGGGCGTCGCCGCGCTGCTCGGCCCGTTCCTCGCGATCGAGGCGTATCTGTTCGCCGCGCTCCGCAAGCCGCCCGTGGCCGAACGCTAG
- a CDS encoding prephenate dehydratase, whose product MENFAAPARPIVARMTQAALAEPKRAVAFQGAPGANSHMAALEAFPNGLPLPCFSFEDAIDAVREGKADCAIIPIENSLHGRVADIHFLLPESGLTIIGEHFLPIRYALMGLGERSGVRQAMSHPQALGQCRHWLKGQGIAPLAYPDTAGAAAVVAEDADPATAALAPPGAAPLYGLTIFENDVADADHNMTRFVVLARTAPPLRDHGPYMTTFIFEVKNVPAALYKALGGFATNGVNMTKLESYQRGGSFAATEFYADIVGRPGDPAVDRALDELKFHTKSMRLLGTYLQARARPE is encoded by the coding sequence ATGGAAAATTTCGCCGCGCCCGCGCGTCCGATCGTCGCACGCATGACGCAAGCCGCGCTTGCCGAGCCCAAACGTGCTGTCGCGTTTCAGGGCGCGCCGGGCGCCAATTCGCACATGGCGGCGCTCGAAGCGTTCCCCAATGGGCTGCCGCTGCCGTGTTTCAGCTTCGAGGACGCGATTGACGCGGTGCGCGAAGGCAAGGCCGATTGCGCGATCATCCCGATCGAGAATTCGCTGCACGGCCGCGTCGCCGACATCCATTTCCTGCTGCCCGAATCCGGCCTCACGATCATCGGCGAGCATTTCCTGCCGATCCGCTACGCGCTGATGGGCCTGGGCGAGCGTTCGGGCGTGCGCCAGGCGATGAGCCACCCGCAGGCGCTCGGCCAATGCCGCCACTGGCTCAAGGGGCAGGGCATCGCGCCGCTCGCCTATCCCGACACCGCCGGCGCCGCCGCGGTGGTGGCGGAGGACGCGGACCCGGCGACCGCCGCGCTCGCGCCGCCGGGCGCCGCGCCGCTCTATGGCCTCACCATCTTCGAGAACGACGTCGCCGACGCCGACCATAACATGACCCGATTCGTCGTGCTGGCGCGCACCGCGCCGCCGCTGCGCGACCATGGGCCGTACATGACGACCTTCATCTTCGAGGTGAAGAACGTCCCCGCCGCGCTCTACAAGGCGCTGGGCGGCTTCGCGACCAACGGCGTCAACATGACCAAGCTGGAGAGCTACCAGCGCGGCGGCAGCTTCGCGGCGACCGAGTTCTACGCCGACATCGTCGGCCGACCGGGGGATCCGGCGGTCGACCGCGCGCTCGACGAGCTCAAGTTCCACACCAAGTCGATGCGCCTGCTCGGCACCTATCTGCAGGCGCGTGCGCGGCCGGAATAG
- a CDS encoding cytochrome c family protein has product MDNRMNTIAGWVLFGCASALGLSIASGMVYHSGKPEKAGYPVESADGGEGGGGAAAAAPIANRLATADVAKGQASFAKCAACHTITSGGANGVGPNLWATVGKPHGHIAGFGYSDALKGVPGNWTFEALDQWLASPRKYAPGTKMTFAGLSDPQERANVIAYMNAQGSNLPLPAAEAAPAAGEGADNAAAPDANSTELGNAGTPASGAPSVDPAAATEAAKKGH; this is encoded by the coding sequence ATGGACAATCGCATGAACACGATCGCAGGCTGGGTCCTGTTCGGCTGTGCCTCGGCGCTGGGCCTGTCGATCGCCAGCGGCATGGTCTATCATAGCGGTAAGCCCGAAAAGGCCGGCTATCCGGTCGAGAGCGCGGACGGCGGCGAGGGCGGTGGCGGCGCGGCCGCAGCGGCGCCGATCGCCAACCGCCTCGCCACGGCCGATGTCGCCAAGGGCCAGGCCTCGTTCGCCAAGTGCGCGGCGTGCCACACCATCACCAGCGGCGGCGCCAATGGCGTCGGCCCGAACCTCTGGGCGACGGTCGGCAAGCCGCACGGCCATATCGCGGGCTTCGGCTATTCGGACGCGCTGAAGGGCGTGCCGGGCAACTGGACCTTCGAGGCGCTCGACCAGTGGCTCGCCTCGCCGCGCAAGTACGCGCCGGGCACCAAGATGACCTTCGCGGGCCTGTCCGACCCGCAGGAGCGCGCCAACGTCATCGCCTATATGAACGCGCAGGGCTCGAACCTGCCGCTCCCGGCGGCCGAGGCGGCGCCGGCCGCTGGCGAGGGTGCAGACAATGCGGCGGCGCCTGATGCCAACTCGACCGAGCTGGGCAATGCCGGCACCCCGGCGAGCGGCGCGCCGTCGGTCGATCCGGCGGCAGCGACCGAGGCAGCGAAGAAGGGCCACTGA
- a CDS encoding LOG family protein: MTDTKVPSRVFPRARQDAETAATGVSTPQTEHPAYRLAFQDMDFLLREDLRPVRFQLELLKPQLLLDEARIASTFVIYGSARIPEPAKAQALLDLATDAPSRRIAERLIAKSKYYDVARELAGLASCYPLDTDGQRHFVVCSGGGPSIMEAANRGATEKGCESIGLNIVLPHEQAPNEYVTPSLSMQFHYFALRKMHFLLHARAVAVFPGGFGTFDESFELLTLIQTGKIAPIPVLFYGKEFWSRVVNFEALCEEGVISPRDLDLFHFCETAEEGWAIVQKFYEDREES, from the coding sequence ATGACAGACACCAAAGTGCCCTCGCGCGTCTTTCCGCGCGCACGCCAGGATGCCGAGACCGCCGCGACCGGCGTGTCCACCCCGCAGACCGAGCATCCCGCCTATCGCCTCGCCTTTCAGGACATGGACTTCCTGCTGCGCGAGGATCTGCGTCCCGTCCGCTTCCAGCTCGAGTTGCTCAAGCCGCAATTGCTGCTCGACGAGGCCAGAATCGCCTCGACCTTCGTGATCTATGGCTCGGCACGGATTCCCGAACCGGCCAAGGCGCAGGCGCTGCTCGACCTCGCCACCGACGCGCCTTCGCGCCGCATCGCCGAGCGGCTGATCGCCAAGTCCAAATATTACGACGTCGCGCGCGAGCTCGCCGGCCTGGCGAGCTGCTACCCGCTGGACACCGACGGGCAGCGCCATTTCGTGGTGTGCTCGGGCGGCGGCCCGTCGATCATGGAGGCGGCGAATCGCGGCGCGACCGAAAAGGGCTGCGAATCGATCGGGCTCAACATCGTGCTGCCGCACGAGCAAGCGCCCAACGAATATGTGACGCCCTCGCTGTCGATGCAGTTCCACTATTTCGCGCTGAGGAAGATGCACTTCCTGCTCCACGCGCGCGCGGTGGCGGTGTTCCCCGGCGGGTTCGGCACGTTCGATGAATCGTTCGAGCTGCTGACGCTGATCCAGACCGGCAAGATCGCGCCGATCCCGGTGCTGTTCTACGGCAAGGAGTTCTGGAGCCGCGTCGTCAATTTCGAGGCGCTGTGCGAGGAGGGCGTGATTTCCCCGCGCGACCTCGACCTGTTCCACTTTTGCGAGACCGCGGAAGAGGGTTGGGCGATCGTCCAGAAATTCTACGAGGACCGCGAGGAAAGCTGA
- a CDS encoding group II truncated hemoglobin: MSDIPQAVEPASGPPSLAEWAGGGEAFARIFTRFYERVREDAVLAPVFAAMDPHHAEHVARFVTEVLGGARLYSQAGGSHAGMISRHMDRHLTHYQRRRWMALLLDTADSLDLADDPEFRASLVGYLEWGSRLAVMNSQAGVPPPDADMPMPAWTWSSPGGPYQP, from the coding sequence ATGAGCGACATTCCGCAAGCGGTCGAGCCCGCGTCAGGCCCGCCCTCGCTCGCCGAATGGGCCGGCGGCGGCGAGGCGTTCGCGCGAATCTTCACCCGCTTCTACGAACGTGTGCGCGAAGATGCCGTGCTCGCCCCGGTCTTCGCCGCGATGGACCCGCACCATGCCGAACATGTCGCGCGCTTCGTCACCGAAGTGCTGGGCGGCGCTAGGCTTTATTCGCAAGCCGGCGGGTCGCATGCCGGCATGATCTCGCGCCACATGGACCGCCACCTCACCCATTACCAGCGCCGCCGCTGGATGGCATTGCTGCTCGATACCGCCGACTCGCTGGACCTTGCCGACGATCCCGAGTTCCGCGCCAGCCTGGTCGGCTATCTCGAATGGGGCTCACGGCTGGCGGTGATGAACTCGCAGGCCGGCGTGCCGCCGCCCGACGCGGACATGCCGATGCCGGCCTGGACGTGGAGTTCGCCGGGCGGCCCCTACCAGCCTTAG
- a CDS encoding extensin family protein yields MRILSVLLPALLLTACFGGGDREPPKRPGIRPDPRGPVTLNLPTSRETKQCYADLSAAGVRFSPLPDRDYGGGCQVIGAVQLIDIGLPVTNLKGMRCPLARTFIAWVRNAAVPAAREILNGELVRVETFGTYSCRGIIGGGTRAAGRVSEHGLGNAVDVAAFILRDGRRISVEQGWNSDDEKVREFLRILHRSACRRFATVLGPDYNAAHDNHFHFDMGRGPFCR; encoded by the coding sequence ATGCGTATCCTGTCGGTCCTGCTGCCCGCCCTGCTCCTGACAGCCTGTTTCGGCGGCGGCGATCGCGAGCCCCCGAAGCGTCCCGGCATCCGGCCTGACCCGCGCGGCCCGGTGACGCTCAACCTGCCGACCAGCCGCGAGACCAAGCAATGCTATGCCGACCTGTCGGCCGCGGGCGTGCGGTTCAGCCCGCTGCCCGACCGCGACTATGGCGGCGGCTGCCAGGTGATCGGCGCGGTTCAGCTGATCGACATCGGCCTGCCGGTGACCAATCTCAAGGGCATGCGCTGCCCGCTTGCACGCACCTTCATCGCCTGGGTGCGCAACGCCGCGGTGCCGGCGGCGCGCGAGATCCTGAACGGCGAACTGGTGCGGGTCGAGACCTTCGGCACCTATTCGTGCCGCGGCATCATTGGCGGCGGGACGCGCGCGGCGGGGCGCGTGTCGGAACATGGCCTGGGCAATGCCGTGGACGTCGCCGCCTTCATCCTGCGCGACGGGCGGCGGATCAGCGTCGAGCAAGGCTGGAACTCGGACGACGAGAAGGTGCGGGAGTTCTTGCGCATCCTCCATCGCTCGGCATGCCGCCGCTTCGCCACCGTGCTCGGCCCCGACTACAATGCGGCGCACGACAACCACTTCCATTTCGACATGGGGCGCGGGCCGTTCTGCCGCTAA
- a CDS encoding phosphoserine transaminase has translation MTEVTAADAGIASIAKPAAKPARPHFSSGPCAKPPGWDASKLAVEVLGRSHRSKLGKNRLAYCIDLMREMLRLPDTHRIGIVPGSDTGAFEMAMWTMLGARGVTTLAWESFGEGWVTDAVKQLKLDPNVIRADYGQLPDLSQVDFADDVLFTWNGTTSGVRVPDGDWIPADREGLTFADATSAVFAYDLPWDKIDVATFSWQKVLGGEGGHGVLILGPRAVERLESYTPAWPLPKVFRLVSKGKLAEGVFKGETINTPSMLAVEDAIFALEWAKSLGGLDGLIARSDANAAALDTIVAERDWLGHLALDEGSRSKTSVCLTVEGADADFIKTFASLLEKEDAAYDVAGYRDAPAGLRIWCGATVDTADIEALGPWLDWAYASAKAG, from the coding sequence ATGACTGAAGTGACTGCCGCCGACGCCGGAATTGCGTCCATTGCCAAGCCCGCCGCCAAGCCGGCCCGCCCCCATTTCTCCTCCGGTCCCTGCGCCAAGCCTCCGGGCTGGGACGCGTCGAAACTCGCCGTCGAGGTCCTCGGACGCTCGCATCGTTCGAAGCTCGGCAAGAACCGTCTCGCCTATTGCATCGACCTGATGCGCGAGATGCTGCGGCTCCCCGACACCCACCGCATCGGCATCGTCCCCGGCTCCGACACCGGCGCGTTCGAGATGGCGATGTGGACGATGCTCGGCGCGCGCGGCGTGACCACGCTCGCCTGGGAGAGCTTCGGCGAGGGCTGGGTCACCGACGCCGTCAAGCAGCTCAAGCTCGATCCCAATGTGATCCGCGCCGATTACGGCCAGCTGCCCGACCTCAGCCAGGTCGACTTCGCCGACGACGTGCTGTTCACCTGGAACGGCACCACCAGCGGCGTGCGCGTGCCCGACGGCGACTGGATCCCGGCGGATCGCGAGGGCCTGACCTTCGCCGACGCGACCTCGGCCGTATTCGCCTACGACCTGCCGTGGGACAAGATCGATGTCGCCACCTTCTCGTGGCAGAAGGTGCTGGGCGGCGAGGGCGGCCATGGCGTGCTGATCCTCGGCCCGCGCGCGGTCGAGCGGCTCGAGAGCTACACCCCGGCGTGGCCGCTGCCCAAGGTGTTCCGCCTGGTCAGCAAGGGCAAGCTCGCCGAGGGCGTGTTCAAGGGCGAGACGATCAACACGCCATCGATGCTGGCGGTCGAGGACGCGATCTTCGCGCTCGAATGGGCGAAGTCGCTCGGCGGCCTCGACGGCCTGATCGCGCGCTCGGACGCCAATGCCGCCGCGCTCGACACGATCGTCGCGGAGCGCGACTGGCTCGGCCATCTCGCACTGGACGAAGGCTCGCGCTCGAAGACCAGCGTGTGCCTGACGGTCGAGGGCGCGGACGCCGACTTCATCAAGACGTTCGCCTCGCTCCTCGAAAAGGAGGACGCCGCCTATGACGTCGCCGGATATCGCGATGCTCCGGCAGGGCTGCGCATCTGGTGCGGCGCGACGGTCGACACCGCCGACATCGAGGCGCTCGGCCCCTGGCTCGACTGGGCCTACGCGTCGGCGAAGGCCGGTTAA
- the serA gene encoding phosphoglycerate dehydrogenase produces MPKVLISDKMDPKAAQIFRERGVEVDEITGKTPEELKAIIGNYDGLAIRSATKVTKEILDAAPNLKVVGRAGIGVDNVDIPSASAKGVVVMNTPFGNSITTAEHAIALMFALARQLPEADLSTQQGKWEKNRFMGVELTGKTLGLIGAGNIGSIVADRAHGLRMKVVAYDPFLSPERAIEMGVEKVELEQLLARADFITLHTPLTDQTRNILSAENLAKTRKGVRIINCARGGLIDEAALKQLLDSGHVAGAALDVFVSEPAKEHPLFNTPNFVATPHLGASTSEAQVNVAIQVAEQMADYLVNGGVTNALNMPSLSAEEAPRVKPYMELAEKLGSLVGQLAHGNIPRVSIHSEGAATEVNQKPIVSAVLAGFLRTQTDTVNMVNAPFLAKERGIEVREVKTEKEGDYHTLVRVSVKTDAGERSVAGTLFGNKAPRLVELFGIKVEADLAGHMLYVVNEDAPGFIGRLGATLGDAGVNIGTFHLGRREAGGEAVLLLSVDEAVTPQLIAQVRALPGVKTAMALKF; encoded by the coding sequence ATGCCCAAGGTACTCATCAGCGACAAAATGGACCCCAAGGCCGCGCAGATCTTCCGCGAGCGCGGCGTCGAGGTCGACGAGATCACCGGCAAGACCCCCGAGGAATTGAAGGCGATCATCGGCAATTATGACGGCCTCGCCATCCGCAGCGCGACCAAGGTAACCAAGGAGATCCTCGACGCCGCGCCCAACCTCAAGGTTGTCGGCCGCGCCGGGATCGGCGTCGACAATGTCGACATCCCCAGCGCCTCGGCCAAGGGCGTGGTGGTCATGAACACCCCGTTCGGCAACTCGATCACCACCGCCGAGCACGCCATCGCGCTCATGTTCGCGCTTGCGCGCCAGCTGCCCGAGGCCGATCTCTCGACCCAGCAGGGCAAGTGGGAGAAGAACCGCTTCATGGGCGTCGAGCTGACCGGCAAGACGCTCGGCCTGATCGGCGCGGGCAATATCGGCTCGATCGTCGCCGATCGCGCGCATGGCCTGCGCATGAAGGTCGTCGCCTATGACCCGTTCCTCAGCCCCGAGCGCGCGATCGAGATGGGCGTCGAGAAGGTCGAGCTCGAGCAGCTGCTCGCGCGCGCCGACTTCATCACGCTGCACACCCCGCTGACCGACCAGACGCGCAACATCCTCTCGGCCGAGAATCTCGCCAAGACCAGGAAGGGCGTGCGCATCATCAACTGCGCGCGCGGCGGCCTCATTGACGAGGCGGCGCTCAAGCAACTGCTCGATTCGGGCCATGTCGCGGGCGCCGCGCTCGACGTGTTCGTGAGCGAACCGGCCAAGGAGCACCCGCTGTTCAACACGCCGAACTTCGTCGCCACGCCGCACCTCGGCGCGTCGACCAGCGAGGCGCAGGTCAACGTCGCGATCCAGGTCGCCGAGCAGATGGCCGACTATCTCGTCAACGGCGGGGTCACCAACGCGCTCAACATGCCGAGCCTGTCGGCCGAGGAAGCGCCGCGGGTGAAGCCGTACATGGAGCTCGCCGAGAAGCTCGGCAGCCTGGTCGGCCAGCTCGCCCATGGCAACATCCCGCGCGTCTCGATCCACAGCGAGGGCGCGGCGACCGAGGTCAACCAGAAGCCGATCGTCAGCGCCGTGCTGGCAGGTTTCCTGCGCACCCAGACCGACACGGTGAACATGGTCAACGCCCCCTTCCTCGCCAAGGAGCGCGGCATTGAGGTGCGCGAGGTCAAGACCGAGAAGGAAGGCGATTACCACACGCTGGTCCGCGTCTCGGTCAAGACCGATGCGGGGGAACGTTCGGTCGCCGGCACGCTGTTCGGCAACAAGGCGCCGCGCCTGGTCGAGCTGTTCGGGATCAAGGTCGAGGCCGATCTCGCCGGGCACATGCTCTATGTCGTCAACGAGGACGCGCCTGGCTTCATCGGCCGCCTCGGCGCGACGCTGGGCGATGCCGGGGTTAATATCGGCACCTTCCACCTCGGCCGCCGCGAGGCGGGTGGCGAGGCGGTGCTGCTGCTCTCGGTCGACGAAGCGGTGACCCCCCAGCTGATCGCCCAGGTCCGCGCGCTGCCCGGCGTGAAGACCGCGATGGCGCTGAAGTTTTAG
- a CDS encoding ATP phosphoribosyltransferase regulatory subunit: MNGLLPEGFHDRLPPHADAAAALERRVLDVARLYGYERVDPPLAEFEESLGARLKAASAKDAVRFTDPASRRTLAIRPDITAQIGRIAATRMAHHPRPVRLSYAGTVLKLRASELRPERAMRQIGCELIGRDSVAAAREIVTVAVEALEAAGVAGLALDFTLPDLVEQLAPGMVSGQLTALRDRLDAKDAAGVAAIDPDFLPLIEAAGPFDAAIARLRTHDKGGTLTSRLDGLTAVAEAVAGKVALTLDPTERHGFEYQSWIGFSLFARGVRGEIGRGGSYSVIGADGYEPAVGMSLFVDPILDAGLANGDRRRLFLPVDTDPAVAAKLRAEGWVAVAALDEDDSAAAQLCTHQLVDGKPAAL; this comes from the coding sequence ATGAACGGACTTCTTCCCGAGGGCTTCCACGATCGCCTGCCTCCGCATGCCGATGCGGCGGCGGCGCTTGAGCGGCGTGTGCTCGATGTCGCGCGGCTCTATGGCTATGAGCGCGTCGATCCGCCGCTCGCCGAGTTCGAGGAATCGCTCGGCGCGCGGCTCAAGGCGGCGAGCGCCAAGGACGCGGTGCGCTTCACCGATCCCGCCTCGCGCCGCACGCTGGCGATCCGGCCCGACATCACCGCACAGATCGGCCGCATCGCGGCGACGCGCATGGCGCACCACCCGCGCCCCGTGCGCCTCTCCTATGCTGGCACCGTGCTCAAGCTGCGCGCCAGCGAGCTCCGCCCCGAGCGCGCGATGCGCCAGATCGGCTGCGAGCTGATCGGCCGCGACAGCGTGGCCGCCGCGCGCGAGATCGTGACCGTCGCGGTCGAGGCGCTGGAGGCAGCAGGCGTCGCCGGCCTCGCGCTCGACTTCACCCTGCCCGACCTGGTCGAGCAGCTCGCCCCCGGCATGGTGTCCGGGCAGCTGACGGCGCTGCGCGACCGGCTCGACGCCAAGGACGCGGCGGGCGTCGCGGCGATCGACCCGGATTTCCTGCCGCTGATCGAGGCCGCCGGACCGTTCGACGCGGCAATCGCGCGGTTGCGCACGCACGACAAGGGCGGCACACTGACCTCGCGGCTCGATGGCCTCACCGCAGTCGCCGAGGCGGTCGCCGGCAAGGTCGCGCTGACGCTCGACCCGACCGAGCGCCACGGCTTCGAATATCAGAGCTGGATCGGCTTCTCGCTGTTCGCACGCGGCGTACGCGGCGAGATCGGACGCGGCGGCAGCTATTCGGTGATCGGCGCGGACGGGTATGAGCCCGCCGTCGGCATGTCGCTATTCGTCGATCCGATCCTCGACGCGGGACTCGCCAATGGCGACCGGCGGCGGCTGTTCCTCCCCGTCGATACCGATCCGGCGGTCGCCGCGAAGCTGCGCGCCGAGGGCTGGGTCGCGGTGGCCGCGCTGGACGAAGACGACAGCGCCGCGGCGCAGCTCTGCACCCACCAGCTCGTCGACGGGAAGCCCGCCGCGCTCTAG
- a CDS encoding GNAT family N-acetyltransferase has protein sequence MDPDVTDNRDRSRFELEEEGHTAFAAYRIDGEVITFTHTVVPPALEGRGIASRLILHALTDVRGRGLRVIAQCPFVAAYIRKHPEWAELLARPLE, from the coding sequence GTGGACCCTGACGTCACCGACAATCGCGATCGCAGCCGCTTCGAGCTCGAGGAGGAGGGGCACACCGCCTTCGCCGCCTACCGCATCGACGGCGAGGTCATCACCTTCACCCACACCGTCGTGCCGCCCGCGCTCGAGGGGCGCGGCATCGCCAGCCGGCTGATCCTGCATGCGCTCACCGACGTGCGCGGCCGCGGCCTGCGGGTGATCGCGCAATGTCCGTTCGTCGCGGCCTATATCCGCAAGCATCCCGAATGGGCGGAGCTGCTGGCCCGGCCACTCGAATAG
- the recQ gene encoding DNA helicase RecQ, translating to MNPRDVLRTTFGFPDFRGVQHDVVDRVLAGQRTLAVMPTGAGKSLTYQLPAVMLEGTCLVVSPLIALMHDQLRAAEAVGIRAATLTSADDNRDETIARFRAGELDLLYVAPERASGEGFRNLLRQAKLSMFAIDEAHCVSEWGHDFRPDYRLLRPLLDAFPELPRLALTATADAHTRADILEQLGIPADGLIIAGFDRPNIRYAITSTASKGSAIASLVKRTPGAGIIYATSRDRTEKLAAALAGTGRPTRFYHAGMPPDQRRRAQAEFVRSEDMVMVATIAFGMGIDKPDVRFVAHAGLPKSIEGYYQESGRAGRDGDPAVAHLFWAPGDFTRAREWLTELPQNRQTAERARLDALSGLVETAGCRRAVLLRYFGETPPERCGNCDNCLNAPGVRDATETARKLLSAVYRTGQRFGVGHLEKVLSGATDERIEKWGHDRLTVFGIADAEDMALVKPVARALQARGVLVANEHGGLALGGDARAILRGEAKVEVVLAAEPERGRKRRSEAAAAMAPEDAPLFEALRAKRRELAEAASVPPYVIFHDSVLREMAARRPQDRATLATISGVGERKLDAYGDAFLQVIRDGA from the coding sequence ATGAATCCGCGCGACGTCCTCCGCACGACTTTCGGCTTTCCAGATTTCCGCGGCGTCCAGCACGACGTGGTCGATCGCGTGCTCGCCGGCCAACGCACGCTGGCGGTGATGCCGACCGGCGCGGGCAAGTCGCTGACCTACCAGCTGCCCGCGGTGATGTTGGAGGGGACGTGCCTCGTCGTCTCGCCGCTGATCGCGCTGATGCACGACCAGCTCCGCGCGGCGGAGGCGGTGGGCATCCGCGCCGCGACGCTGACCAGCGCCGACGACAATCGCGACGAGACGATCGCGCGCTTCCGCGCCGGCGAGCTCGACCTGCTCTACGTCGCGCCCGAACGCGCCTCGGGCGAGGGCTTCCGCAACCTGCTTCGCCAGGCGAAGCTGTCGATGTTCGCGATCGACGAGGCGCATTGCGTCAGCGAATGGGGCCATGACTTCAGACCCGATTATCGCCTGCTCCGCCCGCTGCTCGACGCCTTTCCCGAGCTGCCGCGCCTCGCGCTCACCGCCACCGCCGACGCGCACACCCGTGCCGACATCCTCGAACAGCTCGGCATCCCCGCCGACGGCCTGATCATCGCCGGGTTCGACCGTCCCAACATTCGCTATGCGATCACCAGCACCGCGTCGAAGGGCTCGGCGATCGCCTCTTTGGTCAAGCGCACGCCGGGCGCAGGGATCATCTACGCCACCTCGCGCGACCGCACCGAGAAGCTTGCCGCGGCGCTCGCCGGGACCGGGCGCCCGACGCGCTTCTATCATGCCGGGATGCCGCCCGATCAGCGGCGCCGTGCGCAGGCCGAGTTCGTCCGCTCGGAGGACATGGTGATGGTTGCGACGATCGCGTTCGGTATGGGCATCGACAAGCCCGATGTGCGCTTCGTCGCGCATGCCGGACTGCCCAAGTCGATCGAGGGCTATTATCAGGAGAGCGGCCGCGCGGGTCGCGACGGCGATCCGGCGGTGGCGCACCTCTTCTGGGCGCCCGGCGACTTCACGCGCGCACGTGAATGGCTCACCGAACTGCCGCAGAACCGGCAGACAGCGGAGCGCGCGCGGCTCGATGCGCTGTCAGGCCTCGTCGAGACCGCAGGGTGCCGCCGTGCCGTGCTACTGCGCTATTTCGGCGAGACGCCGCCCGAGCGCTGCGGCAATTGCGACAATTGCCTCAACGCGCCCGGCGTGCGCGACGCGACCGAGACCGCGCGGAAACTGCTCTCCGCGGTCTATCGCACTGGCCAGCGCTTCGGCGTCGGGCATCTCGAGAAGGTGCTGAGCGGCGCCACCGACGAGCGCATCGAGAAATGGGGGCACGACCGCCTCACCGTGTTCGGCATCGCGGACGCTGAGGACATGGCGCTGGTCAAGCCGGTCGCGCGGGCGCTGCAGGCGCGCGGCGTGCTGGTCGCCAACGAGCATGGCGGACTGGCGCTCGGGGGCGATGCACGCGCGATCCTGCGCGGCGAGGCCAAGGTCGAAGTGGTGCTCGCTGCCGAACCCGAGCGCGGCCGCAAGCGCCGCAGCGAGGCGGCGGCGGCAATGGCCCCCGAGGACGCCCCGCTGTTCGAGGCATTGCGCGCCAAGCGCCGCGAGCTGGCCGAGGCAGCGAGCGTGCCGCCCTATGTCATCTTCCACGATTCGGTGCTGCGCGAGATGGCCGCGCGCCGACCGCAGGACCGCGCGACACTCGCCACGATCAGCGGCGTCGGCGAGCGCAAGCTCGACGCCTATGGCGACGCCTTCCTGCAGGTGATACGCGACGGGGCTTGA
- a CDS encoding TIGR01244 family sulfur transferase — MASIRRINDHISVAPQIDPADVVEAARAGFVAIVNNRPDDEEAGQPEGESIRTVAETLGLAYHAIPITHAGFSATQVEAMREVLDNVDGPVLAYCRSGTRSTNLWALAEASRGEHPAGLIEQAAGAGYDLNGLRPMLDALSGKA, encoded by the coding sequence ATGGCCAGCATCCGCCGCATCAACGACCACATTTCGGTCGCCCCGCAGATCGATCCCGCCGATGTCGTCGAGGCCGCGCGCGCCGGGTTCGTGGCGATCGTCAACAACCGGCCCGATGACGAGGAAGCCGGCCAGCCCGAGGGCGAGTCGATCCGCACCGTCGCCGAGACGCTCGGCCTCGCCTATCACGCCATCCCGATCACCCATGCCGGCTTCTCCGCGACTCAGGTCGAGGCGATGCGCGAGGTGCTCGACAATGTGGACGGCCCCGTGCTGGCCTATTGCCGCTCGGGCACGCGCTCGACCAACCTGTGGGCGCTGGCCGAGGCCAGCCGTGGCGAACATCCCGCCGGGCTGATCGAGCAGGCTGCGGGCGCGGGCTACGACTTGAACGGCCTGCGCCCGATGCTCGACGCGCTGTCAGGGAAAGCATGA